A stretch of the Sulfurospirillum sp. UCH001 genome encodes the following:
- a CDS encoding aldolase/citrate lyase family protein, with product MKQKLRRSMLFVPGSNTGMVCNAFIYKPDTVMFDLEDSVALSEKDSARMMVFHALQHFTYKDIETAVRVNPLNSPFGLLDLEAVIRAGVDIIRLPKTDTVDDVLEMEQEIAHIENRIGREKKTLLLAAIESALGVVNAVDIARCSKRMMGIALGAEDFVRDLHTQRTKEGLELMAARNQILLAARAAKIGAFDSVFSDVKDKEGFMHEVEYIKGLGFDGKSLINPTQIPWLHKAFEPRQKDINWAIEVLEAAKDAKERGLGVISLDGKMVDAPIILRAEWIMNLARASGVLGEEQ from the coding sequence ATGAAACAAAAATTACGAAGAAGCATGCTTTTTGTGCCAGGATCTAATACAGGTATGGTCTGTAACGCGTTTATCTATAAGCCAGATACCGTCATGTTCGATTTAGAAGACTCAGTAGCTCTTAGTGAAAAAGACTCTGCTCGCATGATGGTTTTTCATGCATTACAACATTTTACCTACAAAGACATCGAAACGGCGGTGCGTGTTAATCCTCTTAACTCTCCGTTTGGTCTTTTAGACTTAGAAGCAGTCATTCGTGCTGGAGTAGATATCATCCGTCTTCCAAAAACAGATACCGTTGATGATGTACTTGAAATGGAGCAAGAGATAGCTCATATTGAAAATCGAATAGGACGTGAGAAAAAAACCTTACTTCTAGCGGCGATTGAAAGTGCACTTGGTGTCGTCAATGCTGTGGATATCGCACGATGTTCTAAACGCATGATGGGAATTGCGCTTGGTGCAGAGGATTTTGTACGTGACCTTCATACCCAACGTACCAAAGAGGGACTTGAACTTATGGCAGCACGTAATCAAATCTTGCTTGCTGCACGTGCTGCAAAAATCGGTGCGTTTGACTCTGTTTTCTCGGATGTAAAAGACAAAGAAGGTTTTATGCATGAGGTAGAGTACATTAAAGGGCTTGGCTTTGATGGGAAATCACTCATTAACCCGACACAAATTCCATGGCTGCATAAAGCGTTTGAACCACGCCAAAAAGACATCAACTGGGCAATAGAAGTACTTGAAGCAGCAAAAGATGCTAAAGAGAGAGGTTTAGGTGTTATTTCACTCGATGGTAAAATGGTTGATGCGCCTATTATTTTAAGAGCAGAATGGATTATGAATTTAGCCCGTGCTTCAGGTGTTTTAGGAGAAGAGCAATGA
- a CDS encoding glycosyltransferase family 39 protein: MRERLFLLLILVLSGILLSFATQSISISYDEANIFFNGNGFIHYLAVYSTQFLGQNDFALRLPFILFHLASIVLLYKIGKLFLKKRVDRIISIAIYALLPGVNGVALLVNNGIIVIFFSLLFTYLYLKEYKVASHLVLIVCLFIDNSFAIFYIALFAYAIMKRKTDLLILTLILFSASMYLYGFDTGGKPKGYFVDTLGVYAIVFSPLLFLYFVYAMYRILIKEEKNLLWYISFFSLVVSLLLSLRQRLLLEDFAPFVVLSVPLMVKVFFNSYRVRLPAFRKLHTFFFITVLVFLVANTMLSFFHKPLYAFMNEPSKHFAINYDIAKELADALKSKGITKVMMKDDKMALRLKFYQIERGGNYKLSLQKEIEEGYEQINITYYGKVVKTFYLYSFK, from the coding sequence ATGAGAGAAAGACTTTTTTTACTTCTTATCCTCGTTTTAAGCGGTATCTTACTCTCGTTTGCTACGCAGAGTATTTCAATCAGCTATGATGAGGCAAATATTTTCTTCAATGGAAATGGCTTTATTCATTATTTGGCTGTTTACTCAACACAGTTTTTAGGACAAAATGATTTTGCTCTTCGTTTGCCATTTATTCTGTTTCATTTAGCGTCTATTGTTTTACTTTATAAAATTGGCAAGCTTTTTCTCAAAAAACGTGTTGATCGTATTATATCCATTGCTATCTACGCTCTTTTGCCAGGAGTGAATGGCGTCGCATTATTAGTCAATAATGGCATTATTGTTATCTTTTTTAGTTTATTATTTACCTATCTTTATCTTAAAGAGTATAAAGTTGCTTCGCACTTAGTTCTTATTGTGTGCCTTTTCATCGATAATTCTTTTGCGATTTTTTATATTGCACTGTTTGCCTATGCAATTATGAAGCGCAAAACAGATCTATTAATTTTAACGTTGATCTTGTTTAGTGCTTCGATGTATTTGTATGGTTTTGACACAGGTGGAAAACCTAAGGGGTATTTTGTTGATACTTTAGGTGTTTATGCTATTGTCTTTTCTCCACTTTTATTTTTGTATTTTGTCTATGCGATGTATCGTATTCTTATTAAAGAAGAAAAGAATCTTTTATGGTACATTTCATTTTTTTCGTTAGTTGTCTCACTTTTGCTCTCTTTACGACAACGACTTTTACTTGAAGATTTTGCTCCTTTTGTGGTTCTTTCTGTTCCTTTAATGGTTAAAGTTTTTTTCAATAGTTATCGTGTTAGATTACCTGCTTTTCGTAAGCTACATACATTCTTTTTTATAACAGTACTTGTTTTCCTTGTCGCAAATACTATGTTAAGCTTTTTTCATAAGCCGCTTTACGCTTTTATGAATGAGCCATCAAAACATTTTGCGATCAATTATGACATTGCTAAAGAGTTAGCTGATGCTCTTAAATCTAAAGGCATTACAAAAGTAATGATGAAAGATGATAAAATGGCACTCAGACTTAAATTTTATCAGATAGAACGAGGTGGCAATTATAAACTTTCACTTCAAAAAGAGATTGAAGAAGGTTATGAACAGATTAATATCACATATTATGGTAAGGTAGTGAAGACCTTTTATCTTTATAGTTTCAAATAA
- a CDS encoding thioredoxin family protein codes for MMKIIVSLFLMSFSLYAMSFNDIKIQATEEKKLILVELVMESCSYCEKMEKFVLSKEDVKSIITKNYMLLKLDIHKDEIPEFLTSRITPTFYIVTPDNVILHEMIGAPSKSEFIALLERFGATK; via the coding sequence ATGATGAAAATAATTGTGAGTTTGTTTTTAATGAGTTTTAGTTTATATGCAATGAGTTTCAATGATATTAAGATTCAAGCAACAGAAGAAAAGAAGCTTATTTTAGTTGAATTGGTCATGGAATCATGTTCGTATTGTGAAAAAATGGAGAAATTTGTTCTTTCTAAAGAAGATGTAAAAAGTATAATCACTAAGAACTATATGCTTTTAAAACTTGATATTCATAAAGACGAAATACCAGAATTTTTGACTTCTCGAATTACCCCAACATTTTATATTGTAACTCCTGATAATGTTATTCTTCATGAAATGATCGGTGCTCCATCAAAAAGTGAATTTATTGCGTTATTGGAACGTTTTGGAGCGACTAAATGA
- a CDS encoding GNAT family N-acetyltransferase, which yields MLENLIVRIATRDDAKEIAAFNVLFAKETVNKNIPLALTTEGVHQVFAKFHNGFYIIATVEGTIVGLAMITREWSDWSNGAFYCIQSIFVTDHEHEKEIHDALLDKAKALAKEHYDVCGIRLYVHKDDKETQKAYEDLGLQKTKYRVFEELF from the coding sequence ATGTTAGAAAATCTTATTGTTCGTATTGCGACACGCGATGACGCGAAAGAGATTGCCGCTTTTAATGTACTCTTTGCAAAAGAGACTGTCAATAAAAATATTCCTCTTGCTCTGACAACAGAAGGTGTCCATCAGGTCTTCGCAAAATTTCATAATGGTTTTTATATTATTGCAACCGTAGAAGGAACTATTGTCGGACTCGCAATGATTACAAGAGAGTGGAGCGATTGGAGCAATGGCGCTTTTTATTGTATTCAAAGTATCTTTGTAACAGACCATGAACATGAGAAAGAGATTCATGATGCACTTTTAGATAAAGCAAAAGCTTTGGCAAAAGAACATTACGATGTATGTGGTATTAGACTTTACGTTCACAAAGACGATAAAGAAACACAAAAAGCGTATGAAGATTTAGGATTACAAAAAACAAAATATCGAGTGTTCGAAGAGTTATTTTAA
- a CDS encoding nucleoside recognition protein, with protein MSFSLQSSLKTSLKSSWTILKLIVPIYILADLLFYYNLLSYITFIFKPLVNLLELPQEAALAIVSGLFLNLYAAIAFAAPLGLGAKEWTVLAIFLGIAHALLVETEIMKRLGISRIYSICLRLGVGLLVGGITSKLPQSWFTVKIDEDGINLALNHPHYHSLFELLQNSLYESLSLSIKVIVLVTALIFFLDFIKSLAIIEKHSKKVNSGFSILVGVILGITYGAGILISEYEKGILQKKEVLFIGTYLMICHAIIEDTLLFVIFGANPWLIVSLRLLFATLVATLIVKYYKTT; from the coding sequence ATGTCATTTAGTTTACAAAGTTCTCTAAAAACGTCGTTAAAAAGTTCTTGGACGATTTTAAAGCTCATTGTTCCTATTTACATTTTGGCAGATCTTTTATTCTATTACAATCTTCTATCCTATATTACTTTCATTTTTAAACCTCTAGTAAACCTTTTAGAATTACCGCAAGAAGCAGCTCTTGCCATTGTAAGCGGATTATTTCTCAATCTTTATGCAGCTATAGCTTTTGCTGCACCTCTTGGTCTTGGAGCAAAAGAATGGACTGTTTTAGCTATTTTTTTAGGTATTGCGCATGCGTTGCTGGTTGAAACAGAGATCATGAAACGATTAGGTATTTCAAGAATATACTCTATTTGCTTACGCTTAGGGGTTGGCTTATTGGTGGGAGGAATAACATCAAAATTACCACAAAGTTGGTTTACAGTTAAAATAGACGAAGATGGTATTAATCTAGCATTGAACCATCCACACTATCATTCACTCTTTGAGCTACTTCAAAACTCTCTATATGAATCACTTTCTCTTTCTATTAAAGTCATAGTCTTAGTGACTGCATTGATCTTTTTTCTTGATTTTATTAAATCTCTTGCCATCATTGAAAAACATTCCAAAAAGGTCAATAGTGGATTTTCTATTTTAGTAGGTGTGATTCTAGGTATTACTTATGGAGCTGGTATTTTAATTTCTGAATACGAAAAAGGAATTCTACAAAAAAAAGAGGTTTTATTTATTGGAACCTATTTAATGATTTGTCATGCAATTATTGAAGATACCCTACTTTTTGTCATTTTTGGCGCAAATCCTTGGCTTATTGTAAGCCTACGACTACTCTTTGCAACACTCGTTGCCACTCTCATTGTCAAATATTATAAAACTACTTAA
- a CDS encoding thioredoxin fold domain-containing protein, with translation MKKFFYVFLSLSISTLCLKADFLDIERQKALDNKQLILLSIEKEGCPYCLKMQTEIFNVPKYSQYISKKYLHVTMRQEGSLLPKAYHVKYFPTNLIVSPQNLHIIDEFAGYMNPESFIELLDEVYAQEFK, from the coding sequence ATGAAAAAGTTTTTCTATGTATTCCTAAGTTTATCTATAAGCACTCTTTGTCTAAAAGCAGATTTTCTTGATATTGAGCGACAAAAAGCCTTAGATAACAAACAACTTATTCTTTTAAGTATTGAGAAAGAGGGCTGTCCCTATTGTCTTAAGATGCAAACAGAGATTTTTAATGTTCCAAAGTATTCTCAATATATTTCGAAAAAGTATTTACATGTTACCATGCGCCAAGAAGGCTCTTTATTGCCTAAAGCCTATCATGTGAAGTATTTTCCAACCAATCTCATTGTATCTCCACAGAATCTTCATATTATTGATGAATTTGCAGGCTATATGAATCCAGAGAGCTTTATAGAGTTATTAGATGAAGTGTATGCTCAAGAATTTAAGTAG
- a CDS encoding aminodeoxychorismate/anthranilate synthase component II → MVLMIDNYDSFTYNIVQYCLELGADLKVIRNDELSIEEIEAFHPEKIIISPGPATPNEAGVSLDVIKHFGGKIPILGICLGHQAIGQAFGGKVVRAKRMMHGKTSTTKQLHNSCLFEGLPEIFTTTRYHSLTVEQESLPDVVIPTAYSTDDHEIMALQIKDKQIYGVQFHPESILSEHGHAILNNFLKL, encoded by the coding sequence ATGGTCTTAATGATAGACAATTACGACAGTTTTACATACAACATTGTTCAGTATTGCTTAGAACTTGGAGCTGATCTGAAAGTTATTCGAAATGACGAACTCAGCATCGAGGAGATTGAAGCGTTCCATCCTGAAAAAATTATCATTTCTCCTGGCCCTGCAACCCCTAATGAAGCGGGCGTGAGCTTGGATGTCATTAAGCATTTTGGCGGCAAAATTCCTATTTTAGGAATTTGTCTAGGACATCAAGCAATTGGTCAAGCTTTTGGTGGTAAAGTCGTACGTGCAAAACGTATGATGCACGGTAAAACATCTACTACCAAGCAACTTCATAACAGTTGTTTATTTGAGGGATTACCAGAGATATTCACGACAACACGATATCACTCTTTAACCGTTGAACAAGAGAGTTTACCTGATGTCGTTATCCCAACGGCATATAGTACGGATGATCATGAGATTATGGCATTACAGATTAAAGACAAACAAATTTACGGTGTTCAGTTTCACCCAGAGTCCATTTTAAGTGAACATGGCCACGCTATCTTAAATAATTTTTTAAAACTATGA
- the citG gene encoding triphosphoribosyl-dephospho-CoA synthase CitG: MIDKPTTLDAILKAKEERSLKQKELLARFPLVSLISLSINIPSLIKLSHEAVVIHEIAYQSILSLLREEGIELLLCESKIAPTGAESLFVCSADAKMLKVLTCSLEQAHPLGRLMDIDVLDVSGSILSRNQLGLSKRQCFVCNDTAHLCARAQKHSYTELNLHIKRLVEKHAFANSIALWCERAMQKEVELTPKPGLVDRANSGAHQDMDIYTFYASIKVIKSFIPRLIETAHAYAHEEAKICFKRLREIGIDCEQAMFEATKGVNTHKGMIFCLAILCGAIGRIYGNHENLTYQNVHVHMKALCHNLVEDDLVHAKPNSAGARFFYESGSTGIRGIAQSGFAIIFEKSLPYYRSCAQEEGEEIALKKTLLLLISELDDSTLWSRGGMEGLSYAKAQARERLHRINEMEMLDACLNDFDRAMIEKNLSPGGSADLLAMTWLLAQIVNS; encoded by the coding sequence ATGATAGACAAACCAACAACATTAGATGCTATTTTAAAAGCGAAGGAGGAGCGTTCACTTAAGCAAAAAGAGCTTTTGGCACGCTTTCCTCTAGTGTCACTTATCTCATTATCCATTAATATCCCAAGTCTTATTAAGCTTTCGCATGAAGCTGTTGTTATCCATGAAATAGCCTATCAGAGTATTCTCTCTCTGCTCAGGGAAGAAGGCATTGAGCTACTTTTGTGTGAAAGTAAAATAGCCCCAACAGGAGCGGAGTCGCTCTTTGTGTGCAGCGCAGATGCAAAAATGCTCAAAGTGTTAACGTGTTCGCTAGAGCAAGCACATCCTCTTGGACGTTTGATGGATATAGATGTACTGGATGTTTCTGGCTCTATTCTTTCTAGAAATCAACTTGGACTTTCTAAACGTCAATGTTTTGTGTGTAATGACACTGCACACCTTTGTGCAAGGGCACAAAAACACAGCTACACAGAGTTAAATCTTCATATTAAGAGATTGGTAGAAAAACATGCTTTTGCCAACTCTATCGCTTTATGGTGTGAACGAGCGATGCAAAAAGAAGTGGAACTCACCCCTAAACCAGGCTTGGTCGATAGAGCCAATAGTGGCGCACACCAAGATATGGACATTTATACCTTTTATGCAAGCATTAAGGTGATAAAATCTTTTATACCTCGTTTAATAGAGACGGCACACGCGTATGCTCATGAAGAGGCAAAAATATGTTTTAAAAGACTAAGAGAGATTGGTATAGATTGTGAGCAAGCGATGTTTGAAGCGACAAAAGGGGTCAATACCCATAAAGGAATGATCTTCTGTTTGGCTATTTTATGTGGTGCTATTGGACGCATTTATGGAAACCATGAAAATCTCACATATCAAAATGTACACGTTCATATGAAAGCTCTTTGTCATAATCTTGTCGAAGACGATCTTGTTCATGCAAAGCCGAATAGTGCAGGGGCTCGTTTCTTTTATGAGAGTGGAAGTACTGGTATTAGGGGTATTGCTCAAAGTGGTTTTGCGATTATTTTTGAGAAGAGTTTGCCTTATTATAGGTCATGTGCGCAAGAAGAGGGTGAAGAGATTGCGCTTAAAAAGACACTCCTTTTACTCATCAGTGAGTTGGATGATAGTACATTGTGGTCTCGTGGTGGAATGGAAGGACTTTCTTATGCTAAGGCACAAGCACGTGAACGTTTGCATCGCATCAATGAAATGGAAATGCTCGATGCATGTTTGAATGATTTTGATAGAGCAATGATAGAGAAAAATCTCTCTCCAGGAGGCAGTGCCGATCTTTTAGCCATGACGTGGCTACTTGCCCAAATAGTCAATTCTTAA
- a CDS encoding FtsW/RodA/SpoVE family cell cycle protein — METDKILFSLSTFAIFVGIVFSLSLPVFTTLFFDYSEYHFFVRQFAVGMISVTIMWALSQVDPDKFLIHIGFTIFLSCLLLMGVMHYLPESLVTSAGGAKRWIRLPGFSLAPVEFFKIGFVYFLAWSFARKLNNNKKTLKEEMKLILPYLAVFLLVIYLIAVMQNDLGQVVVLALTLAVMAFFAGTSLQLFMLAIMGSIFVFLVAIFSSTHRIIRIKTWWATIQNMVLSLFPEKIAAALRVEDAPEPYQISHSLNAIKHGGLFGEGIGNGMFKLGYLSEVHTDFALAGIAEEVGALGVTLLTLIIITIIYRIFKIASRSQNKVYYLFSLGIGLLIVFSFLMNAYGITSITPIKGISVPFISYGGSSILALSVGIGMVLMISKKAKL, encoded by the coding sequence ATGGAAACAGATAAAATACTTTTTTCACTTAGCACATTTGCCATCTTTGTTGGCATTGTTTTTTCATTGTCATTGCCGGTGTTTACAACACTCTTCTTTGACTATTCTGAATACCATTTTTTTGTTCGACAATTTGCAGTAGGTATGATTAGTGTTACCATCATGTGGGCACTATCGCAAGTTGATCCGGATAAATTTTTGATTCACATTGGATTTACCATTTTCCTAAGCTGTCTTTTACTGATGGGAGTTATGCACTATCTTCCAGAGTCATTAGTTACTTCTGCAGGTGGTGCAAAACGATGGATCAGGCTTCCTGGCTTTTCACTTGCACCTGTTGAATTTTTTAAGATTGGTTTTGTTTACTTTCTTGCATGGAGTTTTGCAAGAAAACTAAACAACAACAAAAAGACTCTCAAAGAAGAGATGAAACTGATTTTGCCTTATTTAGCTGTTTTTCTTTTGGTTATTTATCTTATCGCTGTTATGCAAAATGACCTTGGACAGGTAGTTGTCTTAGCACTCACCCTTGCGGTTATGGCATTTTTTGCTGGAACAAGCCTACAACTCTTTATGCTTGCCATCATGGGTTCTATTTTTGTTTTTTTAGTCGCTATTTTTAGTTCTACACACCGTATTATTAGGATCAAAACATGGTGGGCAACCATCCAAAATATGGTTCTCTCCCTCTTTCCTGAAAAGATAGCAGCTGCTCTTAGGGTTGAAGATGCTCCAGAGCCTTATCAGATTTCACACTCACTCAATGCTATTAAGCATGGTGGGCTTTTTGGAGAAGGTATTGGAAACGGTATGTTCAAGCTAGGATACCTAAGTGAAGTACATACTGACTTCGCTCTTGCAGGTATTGCAGAGGAAGTTGGCGCATTAGGAGTGACACTTTTAACACTCATTATTATCACGATTATTTACCGTATCTTTAAAATTGCAAGTCGTAGTCAAAATAAAGTTTACTATCTTTTCTCTTTAGGTATTGGTCTTTTAATCGTTTTCTCATTCTTGATGAATGCTTATGGTATCACTTCCATTACTCCAATTAAAGGTATTTCCGTTCCATTTATCAGCTATGGCGGAAGCTCCATCTTAGCCCTTTCTGTTGGCATAGGAATGGTTTTAATGATCAGTAAAAAGGCAAAGCTATGA
- a CDS encoding UDP-N-acetylglucosamine--N-acetylmuramyl-(pentapeptide) pyrophosphoryl-undecaprenol N-acetylglucosamine transferase, with translation MIAITGGGTGGHLVIAKAIKEELNKRGIKPIYIGSTAGQDKAWFEGDDGFEKTYFLESQGVVNKKGLRKILALYDIMRSAFTCKTIFKKHHIRYVFSVGGYSAAPASFGALLSGKPLYIHEQNAIQGKLNSLLRPFCKAFFSSYDKDAIFTNYPVSEAFFDIRRERTDLKTIIFLGGSQGASFINALAQKLAPLLHKEGIFIIHQTGKKEFDAMKAFYAEHNIPADVFDFSKEIPSKLTLADFAISRSGASTLWELCAATVPALFIPFPHAAANHQYFNAKMLADQKLALICSQNSAIDPIMLLDDIKHVDLSYVSKNLSHMIQKDGAKEIVDMILHNQTKEK, from the coding sequence ATGATAGCCATTACAGGCGGTGGAACAGGAGGACATCTTGTTATTGCAAAAGCGATTAAAGAAGAGTTAAATAAACGTGGTATAAAGCCTATTTACATAGGTTCCACAGCAGGTCAAGATAAAGCATGGTTCGAAGGTGATGATGGGTTTGAGAAAACCTATTTTTTAGAGAGTCAAGGTGTCGTCAATAAAAAAGGCTTACGAAAAATCTTAGCACTCTACGACATTATGCGTTCTGCGTTTACGTGTAAAACGATTTTTAAAAAGCATCATATACGATATGTTTTCTCTGTTGGCGGATATTCTGCAGCACCTGCATCCTTTGGCGCTCTTCTTAGCGGTAAACCTCTTTATATTCATGAACAAAATGCCATCCAAGGAAAACTCAACTCACTGTTAAGACCTTTTTGTAAAGCTTTCTTTAGTTCCTACGATAAAGATGCTATTTTCACAAATTATCCTGTCAGTGAAGCTTTTTTTGACATCCGAAGAGAGCGTACAGATTTAAAAACAATCATCTTTCTAGGAGGTAGTCAAGGTGCCTCTTTTATTAATGCATTAGCCCAAAAATTAGCTCCTCTTTTACATAAAGAAGGCATCTTTATTATTCATCAAACAGGCAAAAAAGAGTTTGATGCAATGAAGGCATTTTATGCTGAGCACAATATTCCTGCGGATGTATTTGATTTTTCAAAAGAAATTCCTTCAAAATTAACCCTTGCAGACTTTGCAATTAGCCGTTCAGGGGCAAGTACCTTATGGGAACTATGTGCAGCAACAGTTCCTGCTCTTTTTATCCCTTTTCCTCATGCAGCAGCAAATCATCAATATTTCAATGCCAAGATGCTTGCTGATCAAAAATTAGCTCTTATTTGCTCTCAAAACAGCGCAATTGATCCTATTATGCTTTTAGATGACATCAAGCATGTTGATCTATCGTATGTTTCTAAAAATTTATCACATATGATTCAAAAAGATGGTGCTAAAGAGATTGTTGATATGATATTACACAATCAAACAAAGGAGAAATAA
- the citF gene encoding citrate lyase subunit alpha, which translates to MKDIEKHFTTEALTPINAPFYTGKENVKGEDRRAKICGSIEEAIKRSGLKDGMTISFHHAFRGGDLLINNVMNVIAKMGFKNLTLASSSLASVHDPIIEHIKSGVVTQIYTSGLRSKLGEAISKGLMEKPVQIHSHGGRVHLVQSGELKIDVAFLGVPVCDAFGNANGYSGRSKCGSLGYAMIDAQYADYVIVLTESLEEYPNVPASLHQDQVDAVVVVDEVGDPSKIGAGETRMTTNPKELLLASHTAKVIEYSGLFKDGFSIQTGTGGASLATTVFLSEKMEEKGITASFGLGGITGTMVYMLKRGLIKTLLDVQSFDEFAAKSLGENKNHIEISANEYANPSSKGASIKQLDIVVLSALEVDLDFNVNVITGSKGFLRGASGGHSDTAAEAKLSIIVAPLTRGRLPTVTKRVNTIVTPGSTVDIVVTDQGIAVNPKNKELKERLKKAGLQIVEMQELYERAIALCGEPAEIKYKDKVVAVIRYRDGSIIDVVRQLA; encoded by the coding sequence ATGAAAGATATAGAAAAACATTTTACGACAGAAGCCTTAACGCCTATAAATGCCCCTTTCTACACTGGAAAAGAGAACGTTAAGGGTGAAGACAGACGTGCTAAAATCTGTGGGAGCATCGAAGAAGCTATTAAACGCTCAGGACTCAAAGATGGCATGACGATTTCGTTCCATCACGCATTTCGCGGTGGGGATTTGTTGATTAATAATGTGATGAATGTCATTGCTAAAATGGGTTTTAAAAATCTCACATTAGCGTCAAGTTCGCTTGCTTCCGTGCATGACCCAATCATTGAACACATTAAAAGCGGTGTCGTAACGCAGATATACACATCAGGTCTTAGAAGCAAGCTTGGAGAGGCAATCTCTAAAGGGTTAATGGAAAAACCTGTGCAGATTCATTCACACGGTGGTCGTGTTCATCTGGTGCAATCTGGTGAGCTTAAAATCGATGTCGCTTTTTTGGGTGTGCCAGTGTGTGATGCTTTTGGAAATGCCAATGGCTATTCAGGTCGCTCCAAATGTGGTTCTTTAGGTTACGCGATGATTGATGCACAGTATGCGGACTATGTGATTGTCCTTACGGAGTCTTTGGAAGAGTATCCAAATGTACCTGCAAGCTTACATCAAGACCAAGTGGATGCTGTGGTAGTTGTCGATGAGGTAGGCGATCCTTCTAAAATTGGTGCAGGTGAAACCCGTATGACGACCAATCCCAAAGAGCTACTGCTTGCGAGTCATACTGCAAAGGTGATTGAGTACTCAGGCCTATTTAAAGATGGCTTTAGTATTCAGACAGGTACAGGTGGTGCATCTTTGGCAACAACCGTCTTTTTGAGTGAAAAAATGGAAGAAAAAGGCATTACGGCTAGCTTTGGGTTAGGTGGTATAACCGGGACTATGGTTTATATGCTAAAGCGTGGACTCATTAAAACGCTTTTAGACGTACAAAGCTTTGATGAATTTGCTGCAAAATCATTAGGTGAAAATAAAAACCATATCGAAATCAGCGCGAATGAATATGCCAATCCAAGTTCTAAAGGTGCTTCCATCAAACAGCTGGATATTGTTGTATTAAGTGCGCTTGAAGTTGATCTTGATTTTAATGTTAATGTCATTACAGGCTCTAAAGGCTTTTTACGAGGGGCATCAGGAGGTCATAGTGACACAGCGGCTGAGGCAAAGCTTTCTATCATTGTCGCACCACTCACACGCGGACGTCTTCCAACTGTGACAAAACGAGTCAATACGATTGTAACCCCTGGTTCAACCGTTGACATTGTTGTCACCGATCAAGGTATAGCGGTGAATCCTAAAAACAAAGAGCTTAAAGAACGACTTAAAAAAGCAGGGCTTCAAATCGTAGAAATGCAAGAGCTTTATGAAAGAGCGATTGCGTTGTGTGGTGAACCTGCTGAAATCAAGTATAAAGATAAAGTGGTTGCGGTTATCCGCTACCGTGACGGTTCGATCATTGATGTCGTGCGCCAACTTGCATAA
- a CDS encoding Tfp pilus assembly protein FimT/FimU — protein MKKAFTMLELVFVIVIVGILSYFVSSSFQRNPLREAADQVVSHIRYTQHLAMIDDKFDPNDATWFRENWQFEFRRLSNPLQIYYVIYSDTDQNGNADTVTHREVAIDPLTKNYLDGTNTKLDITKSFGITNVQFTANCHVGAGIGELSFDVIGRPYYYTTSTQPPQINMYQYLLMQDCNITLVNPDGNITITITPETGYTYISAQNY, from the coding sequence ATGAAAAAAGCGTTTACGATGCTTGAACTGGTGTTTGTCATTGTGATCGTAGGTATTTTATCTTATTTTGTATCTTCTAGTTTTCAACGTAATCCCTTACGTGAAGCCGCCGATCAAGTCGTCAGTCACATTCGCTATACTCAACATCTTGCTATGATAGATGATAAGTTTGATCCTAATGATGCAACATGGTTTAGGGAAAATTGGCAATTTGAATTTAGAAGACTTTCTAACCCACTGCAAATATATTATGTGATTTATTCAGATACAGATCAAAATGGTAATGCTGATACTGTAACTCATAGAGAAGTGGCTATAGATCCATTAACAAAAAATTACTTAGATGGTACCAATACTAAATTAGATATTACAAAATCTTTTGGAATTACAAATGTACAATTTACGGCAAATTGTCATGTTGGTGCAGGCATTGGAGAATTATCTTTTGACGTAATAGGAAGACCCTACTATTACACTACAAGCACTCAGCCTCCTCAAATAAATATGTATCAGTATTTATTAATGCAAGATTGCAATATAACACTTGTTAATCCTGATGGTAATATTACAATTACTATCACTCCTGAAACTGGTTACACTTATATTTCCGCTCAAAATTACTAA